One window of Quercus robur chromosome 5, dhQueRobu3.1, whole genome shotgun sequence genomic DNA carries:
- the LOC126727583 gene encoding coniferyl alcohol acyltransferase-like translates to MNAKEMEVTLIKKEVVTVLLPKNEDHWLPLSNLDFCILHPLDFSIFFCYKKPTCKDNWTFVAMIEVLKKALKEALVPFYALASEKVPNSMGEHKFHCNNRGVDFTDAFANIELQKLNLYEPDETIGCKLVPKKKNGMLAVQVCQKFRKLTCYCFQKCIAELI, encoded by the coding sequence ATGAATGCAAAAGAGATGGAGGTGACTCTGATCAAGAAAGAGGTGGTGACAGTGCTGTTGCCAAAGAATGAGGACCATTGGTTACCACTCTCTAACCTAGACTTTTGCATTTTACATCCATTAGATTTCAGTATCTTCTTTTGTTATAAGAAGCCCACTTGTAAAGACAATTGGACCTTTGTGGCCATGATTGAGGTTCTCAAAAAGGCCTTGAAAGAAGCTTTAGTGCCCTTCTATGCCCTTGCTAGTGAGAAAGTGCCAAACTCCATGGGTGAGCATAAGTTTCACTGCAACAATCGTGGAGTTGACTTCACTGACGCTTTTGCAAATATAGAGCTtcaaaaactcaatttgtaTGAACCTGATGAGACCATTGGCTGCAAACTTGTACCCAAGAAGAAGAATGGCATGCTGGCTGTCCAGGTTTGccaaaagtttagaaaattaacgtgttattgttttcaaaaatgcATAGCTGAactaatatga
- the LOC126727581 gene encoding coniferyl alcohol acyltransferase-like gives MNTKEVEVTLIKKEVVTVQLPKNEDHWLPLSNLDLCILHPLDFSIFLCYKKPTYKDNGNSMAMVEVLKKALKEALVPYYFLAGEKVPDFMGEHKLHCNNRGVDFTEAFANIELQKLNLNEPDETIGCKLVPKKKNGVLAIQATRFKCGGLVLACTFDHQIVDAHSAGIFLVSWAEIARSKPFSSLPTFNCAMLNPRHPVSFDPSLHNLYVPITMFNPSNDPEPSANHFENRICLVKADIINQLQSQASTMESKRTKLESFSALLWKISAKSAKNKGVSKLGIVVDGRTMLSFGDKEKTSLMSSYFGNVLSIPYDSKKIDELIEKPLSWVANEVHGFLEGAKTKEHFLDLIDWVEAHRPVQSLAKVYGSGNKEGPALVVSSGQHFPISKVDFGWGKSAFGSFYFPWGGNVGYVMPIPSPSGNGDWVVYMHMLKRELELIECEAAHVFKPCTSYCLN, from the exons ATGAATACTAAAGAGGTGGAGGTGACTCTGATCAAGAAAGAGGTGGTGACAGTGCAGTTGCCAAAGAATGAGGACCATTGGCTACCACTCTCTAACCTAGATTTGTGTATTTTACATCCATTGGATTTTAGTATCTTCTTATGTTACAAGAAGCCAACTTATAAAGACAATGGGAACTCTATGGCCATGGTTGAGGTTCTCAAAAAGGCCTTGAAAGAAGCTCTAGTGCCCTACTATTTCCTTGCTGGTGAGAAAGTGCCAGACTTCATGGGTGAGCATAAGCTTCACTGCAACAACCGTGGGGTTGACTTCACGGAAGCTTTTGCAAATATAGAGCTTCAAAAACTCAATTTGAATGAACCTGATGAGACCATTGGCTGCAAACTTGTACCCAAGAAGAAGAATGGCGTGCTGGCTATCCAG GCAACTAGATTCAAATGTGGTGGTCTTGTGCTGGCATGCACATTTGACCATCAGATAGTAGATGCACACTCGGCAGGCATTTTTCTTGTTTCATGGGCTGAGATTGCTCGATCTAAACCCTTCTCTTCACTACCAACTTTCAACTGCGCGATGCTCAATCCTCGACATCCCGTTTCCTTTGATCCTTCCCTTCACAACTTGTATGTCCCCATCACCATGTTCAACCCTTCCAATGATCCAGAACCCAGTGCCAACCATTTCGAAAACCGTATATGCCTAGTTAAGGCAGACATAATTAACCAACTCCAATCACAAGCCAGCACCATGGAAAGCAAAAGGACTAAACTAGAGTCTTTCAGTGCACTTTTGTGGAAAATTAGTGCCAAAAGTGCTAAAAACAAAGGGGTATCAAAATTGGGCATTGTTGTTGATGGCAGGACAATGCTTAGCTTTggagacaaagaaaaaacatcACTAATGTCTTCTTACTTTGGAAACGTGTTGTCTATTCCCTATGATTCCAAGAAAATTGATGAGCTTATTGAAAAGCCATTGAGTTGGGTGGCTAATGAAGTTCATGGATTTTTGGAAGGTGCAAAGACTAAAGAACATTTCTTGGATTTGATAGATTGGGTGGAGGCTCATCGTCCAGTGCAAAGTTTGGCAAAGGTATATGGTAGTGGCAACAAAGAAGGACCAGCTTTGGTGGTTTCATCAGGACAACATTTTCCAATATCAAAGGTGGATTTTGGGTGGGGAAAGAGTGCATTTGGGTCATTCTATTTTCCATGGGGTGGGAATGTTGGGTATGTGATGCCAATACCAAGTCCATCTGGTAATGGTGATTGGGTGGTGTACATGCACATGTTGAAAAGGGAACTAGAGTTGATAGAGTGTGAGGCTGCACATGTGTTTAAGCCTTGCACTTCATATTGTCTTAATTGA